GGCAAATAGAATAACGGATACAATTGGATTTTTCATAAGTATGACTTTTTGTGGTGTATATCTTTCCACGAAGATATAGATTTCTCCGGTCTACCGATCCATCCAACGTTTAAATTCAGGAACACGGTCGCGGCTTACCACAAACATTTCCTGCGGTTTTTCTTCTTTAACATGCAGTTGCAAACGACTTGAAGAGTAAGCAACCATCTCTTCAACAGCATCGATGTGTATGAGACAATTGCGGTTGATCCGGAAAAAATCGGCCGGGTCGAGTAGCTTTTGAACATGGTCGAGCGAAAATTCCAATGCGAATGCCTGCCCATCGGTATTTTGAAGAAAAACGTTCCCGTCGCTGCTGAAGATATACTTGATTTGATTAACAGATACCGATTTGTAACGGCTTCCGATTTTTAGCAGAAAACGGGATTTGTAGGCTGCCGAAAACTCCTGAAGCAAATGCCGGTAACCAGCTTGACCATAGTGGTATTTTTCGTGGATGGCGCGGTATTTATCCAGGGCTTTTCGTAACATTTCTTCTCCAACCGGTTTCAGCAGGTAATCGATGCTGTTGACTTTAAATGCCCGGATGGCATACTCATCGTATGCGGTGGTAAAGATAACCGGGGCAGTTACTTTCACCGTGTCGAAAATTTCGAAACATAACCCGTCGTCCAGATGAATGTCCATCAGGATCAGATCAGGTTCTCCGTGCTCCTGTAGCCAGTTAACCGTATCTTCTACGGTTTCGGTTATTGCCACTAAGTCGGCATCAGGAGCCGTCTGTTTTAGCAGTCGGGCCATCTTTTGTGCTGCCGGCTTTTCATCTTCGACAAGCAGTACTTTCATAATAACAAAGGTATCTTAACAATAAAGGTTTCGCGGTTATTTTCAACGATTAATTCTTTTCCTGTGGACAACCTGATTCGTTCAGCCAGGTTTTTCAGTCCCGTTCCCACCGACTGCGGAAGCGTAGCCATGGGCTGCAGGTTGTTGGAAACCACGAT
This Prolixibacter sp. NT017 DNA region includes the following protein-coding sequences:
- a CDS encoding LytTR family DNA-binding domain-containing protein — translated: MKVLLVEDEKPAAQKMARLLKQTAPDADLVAITETVEDTVNWLQEHGEPDLILMDIHLDDGLCFEIFDTVKVTAPVIFTTAYDEYAIRAFKVNSIDYLLKPVGEEMLRKALDKYRAIHEKYHYGQAGYRHLLQEFSAAYKSRFLLKIGSRYKSVSVNQIKYIFSSDGNVFLQNTDGQAFALEFSLDHVQKLLDPADFFRINRNCLIHIDAVEEMVAYSSSRLQLHVKEEKPQEMFVVSRDRVPEFKRWMDR